In Spirosoma linguale DSM 74, one genomic interval encodes:
- a CDS encoding hypothetical protein (KEGG: hypothetical protein LOC709177) yields the protein MKKIIMPMLHISIMCLFLVTFASVFVAGCYTKKNVSGDTSADSVAQAAGQPSNDGGMNQFHQGMDMVTSGKKIIDEGQDANDKPTIKKGLEVMAKGLDKMDKSKESIKKEQGTLADRTMTNDDISLMDMGVALMNKGKDMADKGIEMNTMDKGMTMMDEGMDMVDKGMGLTRKCCGN from the coding sequence ATGAAAAAAATAATCATGCCGATGCTACACATCAGCATCATGTGTCTGTTCCTCGTCACGTTTGCGTCGGTTTTCGTCGCGGGCTGCTATACGAAAAAAAATGTCAGCGGGGACACTAGCGCCGATTCCGTGGCCCAGGCAGCCGGGCAGCCGAGCAATGATGGGGGTATGAACCAATTCCATCAGGGTATGGATATGGTCACTTCTGGCAAAAAGATCATAGATGAAGGTCAGGACGCCAACGATAAACCGACCATAAAAAAGGGGCTGGAAGTCATGGCAAAAGGGCTGGACAAAATGGATAAGAGTAAAGAATCAATAAAAAAAGAGCAGGGTACGCTGGCCGATAGAACTATGACCAACGATGATATTTCCTTAATGGACATGGGTGTGGCCCTGATGAATAAGGGTAAAGATATGGCCGATAAAGGAATTGAAATGAACACGATGGACAAAGGCATGACCATGATGGACGAAGGCATGGACATGGTGGATAAAGGCATGGGATTGACCCGGAAATGTTGCGGAAATTAA
- a CDS encoding hypothetical protein (KEGG: GL26002 gene product from transcript GL26002- RA), which translates to MNNTFLTIISHRSSGLGKLILNKRSLTLKIGLMGLLLLAFVAVFATGNNLERGINTDTKTNAVALLTAQRVVDDGMDMVHQGMDVVKSGKKMMDKGKATKDKHMMERGMKLINMGMDMMAMGQEMMTDAKSKMSGKKGADMDMNTMGKDKSITDKGMGAMGKDKAATDKGMADDNMDMMDKGMGMMDKGKGMADKGMGMMDDDMMDKGMDMMDKGMTMTDMCCGDKIKKAPMKKSPMKKGKAPMKKAPMMDDDM; encoded by the coding sequence ATGAACAATACATTTTTAACAATCATCAGCCACCGCTCATCCGGTCTGGGCAAACTCATCCTGAACAAGCGAAGCCTTACATTGAAAATAGGCTTAATGGGCTTGTTACTGCTCGCATTTGTGGCGGTCTTCGCTACGGGCAACAACCTTGAGCGGGGTATCAATACGGACACGAAAACTAATGCTGTCGCTCTGTTAACGGCGCAACGGGTGGTTGACGACGGCATGGACATGGTTCATCAAGGTATGGACGTGGTAAAGTCCGGCAAAAAAATGATGGATAAAGGCAAAGCCACCAAGGATAAACACATGATGGAACGGGGGATGAAACTGATAAACATGGGCATGGACATGATGGCCATGGGTCAGGAGATGATGACCGATGCAAAGAGCAAAATGTCTGGCAAAAAAGGGGCTGACATGGACATGAACACAATGGGCAAAGACAAATCCATAACCGACAAAGGCATGGGTGCTATGGGCAAAGATAAAGCCGCAACCGATAAGGGCATGGCGGACGATAACATGGACATGATGGACAAGGGCATGGGCATGATGGATAAGGGCAAAGGAATGGCCGACAAAGGGATGGGTATGATGGACGATGATATGATGGATAAGGGTATGGACATGATGGACAAAGGCATGACCATGACGGACATGTGTTGCGGAGACAAGATAAAGAAAGCACCCATGAAAAAATCCCCGATGAAAAAAGGCAAAGCCCCAATGAAGAAGGCTCCGATGATGGACGATGATATGTGA
- a CDS encoding hypothetical protein (KEGG: spc:Sputcn32_0249 CopA family copper resistance protein), protein MKNSLITLTLSLLLFGGVIAQDAKQTKAPKKSAKSAKKMDHSKMKMDGMSGDMKGMDHSKMKGMDHSKMKMKKDS, encoded by the coding sequence ATGAAAAACTCACTCATTACCCTTACTCTCTCACTGCTCCTGTTCGGTGGGGTTATTGCCCAAGATGCCAAACAGACAAAGGCACCCAAAAAGTCAGCGAAGTCAGCTAAAAAGATGGATCATAGCAAAATGAAAATGGATGGTATGTCCGGCGACATGAAAGGCATGGACCATAGTAAAATGAAAGGTATGGACCACAGTAAAATGAAGATGAAGAAAGACTCGTAG
- a CDS encoding protein of unknown function DUF305 (PFAM: protein of unknown function DUF305~KEGG: pag:PLES_26381 hypothetical protein) has protein sequence MAMKGNLISAAVLTTVLAFTEPMFAQSGQSSASNAMMKSMQSGMTKMMGMKMTGDPDHDFAMMLKMHHQSAVDMSDMEIKQGKNAQVKALGIKIKTNNQKEIKELDQFLSSHKPMSGSSKLGQQGMEIMHSGKHSMNGNVDHDYASMMAQHHQQGIDMARVFLKEGKTEKMKTMANNVIKVQTKEMAELKKLEVNLH, from the coding sequence ATGGCAATGAAAGGAAATCTGATAAGTGCCGCCGTATTGACCACAGTACTGGCTTTTACTGAGCCTATGTTTGCTCAAAGTGGCCAATCATCAGCCAGCAATGCAATGATGAAATCGATGCAGTCGGGTATGACCAAGATGATGGGCATGAAAATGACCGGCGACCCCGATCATGATTTTGCCATGATGCTCAAGATGCACCACCAGTCAGCGGTCGATATGTCAGATATGGAAATCAAGCAGGGCAAGAATGCACAGGTAAAGGCTCTGGGGATCAAAATCAAGACCAACAATCAGAAGGAGATTAAGGAACTTGACCAGTTTCTGAGCAGTCATAAACCTATGTCGGGGTCTTCGAAGTTAGGTCAGCAGGGTATGGAGATTATGCACAGCGGCAAGCACTCGATGAACGGCAACGTGGATCATGACTATGCCAGCATGATGGCCCAGCACCACCAGCAGGGCATTGATATGGCCCGTGTATTCCTGAAGGAAGGGAAGACGGAAAAGATGAAGACAATGGCCAATAACGTTATCAAGGTGCAGACTAAAGAGATGGCCGAGCTTAAGAAGCTGGAAGTCAACCTGCACTAG
- a CDS encoding protein of unknown function DUF305 (PFAM: protein of unknown function DUF305~KEGG: bav:BAV0630 exported protein) produces MKSNVFKLAGFFVLMGGVMTACTKNSEGITPQEHDANVYQQINHRMMAEMDKMTDTNDPDHDFSMMMRMHHQGAIDMSNEELKSGDNQAMKAMAQQVITAQTAEISQFAQFLQGHTPVPIAAGPTYNAEEMESMMKMMRAQDVRILTGDSDVDYAQLLIDHHQSALEMAMSELKYGDDAQIRQMATKIIEDQKKEIGTLQDWLKANKNY; encoded by the coding sequence ATGAAAAGTAACGTATTTAAACTAGCTGGCTTCTTCGTATTGATGGGGGGAGTTATGACCGCCTGTACAAAAAATAGTGAGGGTATAACGCCACAGGAACATGATGCCAATGTGTATCAACAGATTAACCATCGTATGATGGCAGAGATGGACAAAATGACGGATACCAACGACCCTGACCATGATTTCTCAATGATGATGCGAATGCACCACCAGGGGGCCATTGATATGTCGAACGAGGAACTTAAATCAGGCGACAATCAGGCCATGAAGGCGATGGCGCAACAGGTAATTACTGCTCAAACTGCGGAAATCAGCCAGTTTGCTCAATTTTTACAGGGCCATACGCCGGTTCCCATTGCGGCCGGACCCACCTACAATGCCGAGGAAATGGAGTCGATGATGAAAATGATGCGGGCGCAGGATGTCCGTATTCTTACGGGTGACTCGGATGTGGACTACGCCCAGCTTTTGATCGACCATCATCAAAGTGCCTTGGAAATGGCTATGTCAGAGCTTAAATATGGCGATGATGCCCAGATCCGGCAGATGGCTACTAAAATCATCGAGGATCAAAAGAAAGAAATTGGTACGCTACAAGACTGGCTGAAAGCCAACAAAAATTACTAA
- a CDS encoding conserved hypothetical protein (KEGG: shn:Shewana3_4140 hypothetical protein), producing MLADSFTRLVDDYKQNPNLIYQSWFLHNEDRLKAFRSIRRGVLQVISDIKDGSFPNDFKGSSLEFVLTCITEQKQVFEGASHPFYWKPKLRIPDIYENQDHKRYFGQFLECCLKATKPETIVNEIHKLDAHKIKGLGPAVASILYFLHPTWVPPFNTAIINGYNRLFNERRKLGSWSEYLAIREKMLTVNNEYRSVLSNDLGALAGLLFEVGAGNLLVPGLADQPAVDREKLQKQIEKRHKGVVDEQQEEHTHSEMQYHLLTIGRALGYDVAAARNDMSRHYNGHSFSFLSLPALPPLPVSAETSQTISLIDIVWLEKGTGRIICAFEVEKSTSIYSGILRLTDLICSLPDHATALYLVVPDSRRKEVEIQLTRPSIKQTNTPIRYMLMSELRTHCDALCKFGDSHRVLEKIARSV from the coding sequence ATGCTTGCTGACTCCTTTACCCGCCTGGTTGACGACTACAAACAAAACCCGAATCTGATTTACCAAAGTTGGTTTCTGCACAATGAAGACCGTCTGAAAGCCTTTCGCTCGATCCGGCGTGGCGTCTTACAAGTCATCAGTGACATTAAAGACGGTTCGTTTCCCAACGATTTCAAAGGCAGTTCTCTTGAGTTTGTGCTCACCTGCATCACCGAGCAGAAACAGGTATTTGAAGGCGCGTCGCATCCTTTCTACTGGAAACCAAAGCTGCGTATTCCAGATATTTATGAGAATCAGGACCACAAGCGCTATTTCGGTCAGTTTCTGGAATGCTGCCTGAAAGCCACCAAACCCGAAACCATTGTCAACGAAATTCACAAACTGGATGCGCATAAGATCAAAGGGTTGGGGCCGGCCGTAGCCAGTATTCTTTATTTCCTGCATCCAACCTGGGTCCCCCCTTTTAATACGGCGATCATTAATGGCTATAACCGACTCTTTAATGAGCGTCGGAAACTAGGATCGTGGTCGGAATACCTGGCCATCCGCGAAAAGATGCTGACGGTAAACAACGAGTATCGGTCTGTGCTGTCAAACGACCTGGGTGCCCTGGCGGGTTTGTTATTTGAGGTTGGAGCGGGTAACCTGCTGGTACCGGGACTGGCCGATCAACCGGCCGTTGATCGGGAAAAGCTTCAGAAACAGATAGAAAAACGCCACAAAGGTGTGGTTGATGAACAACAGGAAGAACATACGCACAGCGAGATGCAGTATCACCTGCTAACCATTGGTCGGGCGCTGGGGTATGACGTGGCCGCTGCCCGAAATGACATGTCCCGTCACTATAACGGACATTCGTTTTCCTTCCTGAGTTTACCTGCTCTACCTCCCCTACCCGTCTCGGCTGAAACGAGCCAAACGATCAGCCTAATTGACATTGTCTGGTTAGAAAAAGGTACCGGTCGAATTATCTGTGCCTTCGAGGTTGAGAAAAGCACGTCCATTTATTCCGGTATACTACGATTGACGGATTTAATCTGTTCATTACCTGACCATGCCACTGCGTTGTATTTAGTGGTTCCTGATAGTCGCAGGAAAGAGGTAGAAATTCAACTAACCCGCCCGTCAATTAAGCAGACAAACACGCCAATTCGCTACATGCTCATGTCTGAGCTTCGGACCCATTGTGATGCGTTATGCAAATTTGGTGATAGCCACCGGGTGTTGGAGAAGATTGCCCGCTCTGTGTAA
- a CDS encoding initiator RepB protein (PFAM: initiator RepB protein~KEGG: abm:p2ABSDF0001 putative replication protein) gives MGELVHIQEPLRLLLSRNNFDLLERRVYWLILRHIKQLQTLRPAEVETLPSEFPAFKIPITDLQLPNSSSEVNYSTYKRVAQRLTSRQLYLDSPAQHEFTSVVVFPMARYSKGVLTVEVNKHLVPYMIDLSKGYTKLQLQAALSLNSQYAQNLYTRLCKFLDTGIWRVSVIDLKDILDAQQYVRWSNFKQTVLARAMEEINQKTDIEVFVNEKREGRFITTLIFTIKRQSRKDNKAFDAFNEEMDMVYAQPTEELQSKATQILLQNYRFTSAQMREIVSNENLLQEFIRLDVLIQKGFIDVKTNPTRYIAGILFKKPKVAATK, from the coding sequence ATGGGAGAACTCGTCCACATTCAAGAGCCGCTCCGGCTACTATTATCTCGAAACAACTTCGACTTACTAGAAAGGCGAGTTTATTGGCTGATACTCAGGCATATTAAACAGCTTCAGACCTTGAGGCCCGCTGAAGTCGAAACCCTTCCGAGTGAATTTCCGGCATTCAAGATTCCCATTACTGATTTACAACTACCTAATTCCTCTTCCGAGGTTAATTACTCTACATACAAGAGGGTTGCCCAGCGACTTACATCCCGGCAACTATACCTTGATTCCCCAGCGCAGCACGAGTTTACGTCAGTGGTCGTTTTTCCAATGGCCCGCTATAGTAAAGGTGTATTAACGGTTGAGGTTAATAAACACTTGGTGCCTTACATGATCGACTTAAGTAAGGGGTATACCAAGCTCCAACTTCAGGCAGCCTTGTCCCTTAATAGTCAGTACGCTCAGAATTTATATACGAGACTCTGTAAGTTCCTTGATACAGGTATCTGGCGGGTTAGCGTTATAGATTTGAAAGACATCCTCGACGCCCAACAATACGTTCGCTGGTCTAACTTCAAGCAGACCGTATTGGCTCGGGCGATGGAAGAAATCAATCAGAAGACGGATATCGAAGTTTTCGTCAACGAAAAGAGAGAAGGCCGCTTTATCACGACGCTCATTTTTACGATAAAGAGGCAGTCTCGAAAAGACAACAAAGCATTTGATGCCTTTAACGAGGAAATGGACATGGTGTATGCTCAACCGACTGAAGAACTTCAGAGTAAAGCAACTCAAATACTACTTCAGAACTATCGATTCACTAGTGCCCAGATGCGAGAAATCGTCAGTAATGAAAACTTACTACAAGAATTTATTCGGCTCGACGTGTTGATCCAGAAGGGGTTCATTGATGTAAAGACGAATCCAACCAGGTACATCGCCGGCATCTTATTTAAAAAACCGAAAGTTGCGGCTACCAAGTAA
- a CDS encoding integrase family protein (PFAM: integrase family protein~KEGG: gsu:GSU1819 integrase/recombinase XerD), producing MADTPISLQHSQNQGSNQTLGKTITRYTVSQLIRYFAADLPKASNYPRHARAYVVFCLKQGFGIDGLSFTRFTTELPPNRVSPIRKFLLFYQTIGSPAVVADPKTTKIPPAANELILRFIREAKNLRGDRSKETYTKALNAFFIYVDQQLAQGQPASFSGLTVSDFVQQLKDNQYSAFTINLYLSAIKQLAAWCIRKREDIKLVEDQLNALRDIGDVRGLAIERTFYKDSLESHERQQVLGDIETARDRSVLVLLGLEGLRTVEVTRLKLGDLDFEKHQLLVLGKGKSTKKAIKFFAGCRTVIQTYLEETGRWPLPYGQRGEYLFDNLKTHQIRYIVDKQLKKHGLKRTGMSAHSLRHTVGQLLLEEGVSLEHVQQHLRHETMETTQFYTKKKTRKTYFQQMPD from the coding sequence ATGGCTGATACACCCATCTCGCTGCAGCATTCCCAAAACCAGGGAAGCAACCAGACCCTCGGCAAGACAATCACCCGATATACCGTTAGTCAACTGATTCGCTATTTTGCGGCCGACCTGCCCAAAGCAAGCAATTATCCCCGACATGCCAGAGCTTATGTAGTGTTTTGTCTTAAGCAAGGTTTTGGCATCGATGGATTAAGCTTTACCCGATTTACCACAGAGTTACCGCCTAACCGGGTGTCGCCGATCCGTAAATTCTTACTATTCTATCAGACCATTGGAAGTCCAGCGGTCGTAGCCGACCCAAAGACCACTAAAATACCGCCAGCCGCTAACGAACTGATCTTGCGATTTATTCGCGAAGCAAAAAATTTGCGGGGTGACCGATCCAAGGAAACCTACACCAAAGCACTAAATGCCTTCTTCATTTATGTTGATCAGCAGCTTGCGCAGGGTCAACCGGCCTCATTCAGTGGATTGACAGTTTCTGATTTTGTGCAGCAGCTGAAAGATAACCAATACTCAGCGTTTACCATAAACCTATATCTGTCGGCCATTAAGCAGTTGGCAGCCTGGTGTATCCGAAAACGCGAGGATATCAAGTTGGTCGAAGATCAACTTAATGCATTGCGAGACATTGGCGACGTAAGGGGATTGGCTATCGAGCGAACCTTTTATAAAGACAGTTTGGAATCCCATGAACGGCAACAGGTCTTAGGGGATATTGAGACGGCACGGGATAGATCTGTGCTTGTTTTATTGGGACTGGAGGGGTTACGCACCGTTGAAGTAACCCGGCTAAAGTTGGGCGATTTAGACTTCGAAAAGCATCAATTACTGGTGCTGGGAAAAGGGAAAAGCACAAAAAAAGCCATTAAATTTTTTGCCGGATGTCGTACGGTTATACAAACTTATCTGGAAGAAACAGGCCGGTGGCCCCTTCCCTACGGCCAACGTGGGGAGTATCTATTTGATAATCTAAAGACGCATCAAATACGATATATAGTCGATAAGCAATTGAAGAAACATGGCTTGAAACGAACAGGTATGTCTGCTCACAGTTTACGGCATACGGTAGGCCAACTCTTACTGGAAGAAGGTGTTAGTTTAGAACATGTGCAGCAGCATCTGCGCCATGAAACGATGGAAACTACCCAGTTTTATACCAAGAAAAAGACCCGAAAAACGTATTTCCAGCAGATGCCCGATTGA
- a CDS encoding histidine kinase internal region (PFAM: histidine kinase internal region~KEGG: vvy:VV0692 putative regulator of cell autolysis): MNQVETQLKQLLERSQQQLSQPFSNVQRRLLYVINITYLTLTPVFLVGEKMASGSYVPDNRLWFVYGFVWFANLVSGVYAFVSLKGNQITVFGKRIDTSKLKRGSQTEKVLRWISVVSVMFMSLANMTGVGNPSTDSLLTDFALAHSLIVLAAMILGRTVMLIWAGVVIAILMYVTFGQLSYSYQFNYLTPAESIRYEKALTRQQAWALDRQAVLRANHLNPPQASRYFNTWFIFIVVATATAYFFAGIALDLFKVIPEVTDDIKGAIEATKVAEERRLLQQQETLSAELKALKAQVNPHFLHNTLNYFYIRSQEVDPELAESIIKLSAIMRYSMREDFNTARLSEEIDYMKQFISLHQVRYSLCIKFDVTGDMEQLNILPFLFIGLLENAFKHGNMTDPSHPLVIDIQANEDRIAFYTTNLKNKKKRIESNHIGLTNTRRRLEHAYENYTFEINETEDTFSCNLTIYS; this comes from the coding sequence ATGAATCAAGTAGAAACGCAGTTAAAACAGTTACTCGAACGCTCCCAACAACAGCTATCCCAGCCCTTTTCCAACGTACAGCGTCGATTACTCTATGTGATTAACATCACCTACCTGACATTGACACCTGTCTTTCTGGTCGGCGAAAAAATGGCCAGTGGCTCCTATGTTCCTGACAACCGACTTTGGTTCGTTTATGGTTTTGTTTGGTTTGCCAACTTGGTTTCGGGAGTTTATGCCTTCGTCTCGTTGAAGGGAAATCAGATCACTGTTTTTGGTAAACGGATAGACACCTCAAAACTTAAGCGCGGCTCTCAAACTGAGAAGGTTTTACGCTGGATAAGTGTTGTGTCGGTCATGTTCATGAGTTTAGCCAATATGACCGGTGTTGGCAACCCCTCTACGGATTCGCTATTGACCGACTTTGCCTTGGCTCATTCACTGATTGTTTTGGCAGCCATGATACTGGGTCGAACCGTCATGCTGATTTGGGCGGGCGTTGTCATCGCAATTTTGATGTATGTGACGTTTGGTCAACTAAGTTATTCGTATCAGTTCAACTATCTGACCCCAGCCGAGTCGATTCGCTATGAGAAAGCCTTAACCAGACAACAGGCGTGGGCGTTAGATCGGCAAGCCGTTTTAAGGGCGAACCATCTTAATCCACCACAGGCATCGCGCTATTTCAACACCTGGTTTATTTTTATCGTGGTTGCAACAGCTACAGCCTATTTTTTTGCGGGCATTGCTCTTGACCTTTTCAAGGTAATTCCTGAAGTAACAGATGATATAAAAGGCGCCATCGAAGCCACTAAAGTGGCCGAAGAACGACGCCTATTGCAACAGCAGGAAACGCTTAGCGCTGAATTAAAGGCGCTGAAAGCTCAGGTAAATCCACACTTCCTCCATAATACGTTAAATTATTTTTATATCCGGTCACAGGAGGTGGACCCTGAACTGGCTGAATCTATCATCAAACTGTCAGCCATCATGCGGTATAGCATGCGGGAGGATTTTAACACAGCCCGGCTTTCTGAGGAAATTGATTATATGAAGCAGTTTATCAGCCTGCACCAAGTTCGCTATTCACTCTGTATAAAATTTGATGTTACAGGTGATATGGAGCAACTGAATATTCTTCCTTTTCTGTTCATTGGCCTGTTAGAGAACGCCTTTAAGCATGGCAATATGACTGATCCGAGCCATCCCCTGGTTATTGATATACAGGCGAATGAGGATCGAATAGCGTTTTATACAACTAACTTAAAAAATAAGAAGAAGCGGATCGAGAGTAATCATATCGGTCTCACCAATACGCGCCGTCGGCTTGAGCATGCGTATGAGAACTATACATTCGAGATCAATGAGACGGAAGACACCTTCTCCTGTAACCTAACTATTTATAGCTAA
- a CDS encoding two component transcriptional regulator, LytTR family (PFAM: LytTr DNA-binding region; response regulator receiver~SMART: response regulator receiver~KEGG: hypothetical protein), with translation MALTCLILDDEEICVNQLRKYIEKVPTLTLKAYFTNPNEALLYLEHEKVDVIFLDMEMPNYALDGLDVIRILGDSQNYIFTTAYPKYASPSYEYNAVDFLEKPIRFERFTMAIHRVKQMLTIQTKGDTKATDKYTFVRVDGNFQRVDFNDLCWVESERNGIWFCTETNRYYSALPISDIEARLPKNQFIRVHKSFIIPISKAEVINRETISIRRQGKLQEIPIGDTYRKEFITSIENKVIKR, from the coding sequence ATGGCTTTAACGTGTTTAATCCTCGATGATGAGGAAATTTGTGTGAATCAGTTACGCAAATACATTGAAAAAGTGCCTACATTAACCTTAAAGGCTTACTTCACCAATCCAAATGAAGCCCTTCTCTATCTGGAGCATGAAAAAGTGGATGTCATTTTCCTGGATATGGAAATGCCCAATTATGCGCTCGATGGCCTGGATGTTATCCGAATACTCGGTGACTCCCAGAACTATATATTTACCACAGCATATCCTAAGTACGCGTCTCCGAGTTACGAGTATAATGCCGTCGATTTCCTTGAAAAGCCTATTCGGTTCGAACGGTTCACCATGGCCATTCACCGGGTGAAACAGATGCTGACTATTCAGACAAAAGGCGATACAAAAGCAACAGACAAATACACGTTTGTACGGGTTGACGGAAATTTCCAGCGGGTTGATTTTAATGATTTATGCTGGGTTGAGAGCGAGCGTAATGGTATTTGGTTCTGTACCGAAACAAACCGGTATTACAGCGCTTTGCCAATAAGTGACATTGAAGCCCGCCTTCCCAAAAATCAGTTTATCCGAGTCCACAAATCATTCATTATTCCCATCAGCAAAGCAGAGGTGATTAACAGAGAAACGATCAGTATTCGAAGACAAGGAAAGCTCCAAGAAATACCGATTGGCGACACTTACCGAAAAGAGTTTATCACCTCGATTGAAAACAAGGTTATCAAGAGGTAA
- a CDS encoding hypothetical protein (KEGG: gur:Gura_4042 restriction modification system DNA specificity subunit): MTANQLSVFPLEQTLTASPIIHNATAGQSDLPTEWQWVKLDDVCEKILGGGTPSTKNTDYWNGNIDWITSADIYGINDMSKLPFSSCHGYSVVLAQSEDYRIDQTIFVQ, from the coding sequence ATGACTGCCAACCAACTTAGTGTTTTTCCGCTTGAACAAACTCTCACCGCTTCGCCTATCATTCATAACGCTACCGCCGGTCAATCCGACTTGCCTACAGAATGGCAATGGGTGAAGTTAGATGATGTTTGTGAAAAGATCCTGGGTGGTGGAACGCCATCTACTAAAAATACTGACTATTGGAACGGGAATATTGATTGGATTACTAGTGCTGATATCTATGGAATTAATGATATGAGTAAGCTGCCCTTTTCAAGTTGTCATGGGTATTCAGTGGTGCTTGCACAATCGGAGGACTACCGTATAGATCAGACAATTTTCGTCCAATAA